In Ovis canadensis isolate MfBH-ARS-UI-01 breed Bighorn chromosome 11, ARS-UI_OviCan_v2, whole genome shotgun sequence, one genomic interval encodes:
- the ZNF232 gene encoding LOW QUALITY PROTEIN: zinc finger protein 232 (The sequence of the model RefSeq protein was modified relative to this genomic sequence to represent the inferred CDS: inserted 2 bases in 1 codon; substituted 3 bases at 3 genomic stop codons), translating into MSVSLTAAKTLAPLGTQDQEKVMMMEPKEXEQTWECENRLHGNHSPSQEIFRQRFRQLCYQETPGPREALRQLRALCCERLRSESHSKEQILEVLVLEQFLIILPKEFQSWVRGHHPKSGEKAVTVLEDLEKGLNEPGPQVPGLACGPAWEERREKAALGAAQEKPSFQLQPVEPWPFPECXFPSNVAEDDAETKDKGXLPQPPITEVESQVXSEKTTSTATFEATSEGEGPLEQQQRNLKRERLRESPTQGKSFKQMTVTHKTTPTGKKDHKCSECGKAFIYNSHLIIHQRIHSGEKIYKYSDCGKMFNQSSNLIQHQRIHTGEKPYKCYACAKSFRRSAHLVQHQRIHSGEKPYKCNECGKAFSQSSYLSQCLRIHSGEKPFICKECGKAYRWSSKLIRHQRVHAREEPSLWTEGEKVFRQSCTFV; encoded by the exons ATGTCTGTATCACTAACAGCAGCTAAAACTCTGGCCCCTCTAGGTACACAGGATCAAGAAAAGGTTATGATGATGGAGCCAAAGGAATAGGAACAGACTTGGGAATGTGAGAACAGACTACATGGGAACCACTCTCCTAGTCAAGAGATCTTCCGCCAGCGCTTCAGGCAGCTCTGTTACCAAGAGACTCCTGGTCCCCGGGAGGCCCTGAGGCAACTAAGGGCCCTCTGCTGTGAGAGGCTGAGGTCTGAGAGTCACAGCAAGGAGCAGATCCTAGAGGTACTGGTACTGGAACAATTCCTGATCATCCTGCCCAAGGAGTTCCAATCCTGGGTGCGGGGACATCACCCTAAGAGTGGAGAGAAGGCTGTGACTGTGCTGGAGGATTTAGAGAAAGGACTCAATGAACCAGGGCCCCAG GTCCCAGGCCTTGCGTGTGGACCTGCATGGGAAGAGCGAAGGGAGAAGGCAGCTCTGGGAGCAGCCCAGGAGAAACCAAGCTTCCAGCTGCAGCCTGTGGAGCCCTGGCCCTTCCCAGAGTGTTGA TTTCCATCAAACGTTGCAGAAGATGATGCAGAGACCAAGGACAAAGGGTAGTTGCCACAACCACCCATTACTGAAGTGGAATCACAGGT CTCAGAGAAAACCACCAGCACCGCTACCTTTGAAGCTACCTCTGAAGGTGAGGGTCCTTtagagcagcagcagagaaatctTAAAAGGGAGAGACTGAGGGAGTCCCCCACTCAGGGGAAAAGCTTCAAACAGATGACTGTAACCCATAAGACAACTCCCACAGGGAAGAAAGACCATAAATGCAGTGAATGTGGTAAAGCCTTCATTTATAACTCACACCTTATCATCCACCAGAGAATTCATTCTGGAGAGAAAATCTATAAGTACAGTGACTGTGGGAAAATGTTCAACCAGAGTTCAAACCTCATTCAGCATCAAAGaattcatacaggagagaaaccctacAAGTGCTATGCCTGTGCGAAGTCCTTCAGGCGGAGTGCTCATCTTGTTCAGCATCAGAGGATTCATTCAGGGGAGAAGCCCTACAAGtgtaatgaatgtgggaaagccttcagccaAAGCTCCTATCTAAGTCAGTGTCTGAGAATCCACAGCGGAGAGAAACCTTTCATCTGTaaagaatgtgggaaagcctACAGATGGAGTTCCAAGCTTATCAGACACCAAAGAGTTCATGCCAGAGAAGAGCCTTCCCTGTGGACTGAGGGTGAGAAAGTCTTCAGGCAGAGTTGTACTTTTGTCTAA
- the ZFP3 gene encoding zinc finger protein 3 homolog, with protein MGTENKEVIPKEEISEESQPHGAFLEKMEEKLTKVACRGREFGAVCEEDILEGHSGESTEKILGQESSEERDFASELIIFKKSPSSEKDQEKDESERVCRLSSNLLTRQGDTTVEAVSTVATSGQNFIENLGPNKTHRSSVGEKPHTCKECGKAFNQNSHLIQHMRVHSGEKPFECKECGKTFGTNSSLRRHLRIHAGEKPFACNECGKAFIQSSHLIHHHRIHTGERPYKCEECGKAFSQNSALILHQRIHTGEKPYECNECGKTFRVSSQLIQHQRIHTEERYHECNECGKAFKHSSGLIRHQKIHTGEKPYLCNECGKGFGQSSELIRHQRIHTGDKPYECNECGKTFGQNSEIIRHIRIHTGEKPYVCKECGKAFRGNSELLRHERIHTGEKPYECFECGKAFRRTSHLIVHQRIHTGEKPHQCNECARTFWDNSELLLHQKIHIGEKPYECNECEKTFSQHSQLIIHQRIHTGEKPYECQECQKTFSRSSHLLRHQSVHCME; from the coding sequence ATGGGAACTGAGAACAAGGAGGTAATTCCCAAGGAAGAAATTTCTGAAGAATCTCAGCCACATGGGGCATTTttagaaaaaatggaagaaaaacttACAAAGGTGGCGTGCCGGGGTCGTGAGTTTGGAGCAGTGTGTGAAGAAGACATATTGGAGGGGCATTCCGGAGAGTCCACAGAAAAGATTCTGGGGCAGGAGTCATCTGAGGAGAGAGACTTTGCATCAGAGTTGATTATCTTTAAGAAATCACCCTCCAGTGAGAAAGATCAGGAGAAGGATGAGAGTGAGCGAGTCTGCAGACTCAGCTCAAACCTGCTCACACGTCAGGGAGACACCACAGTAGAGGCAGTTAGCACAGTTGCTACTTCTGGCCAGAACTTCATAGAGAATTTAGGACCTAACAAAACACACAGAAGTTCTGTGGGAGAAAAGCCTCATACATGCAAAGAATGCGGGAAAGCCTTTAATCAGAACTCACATCTTATTCAGCATATGAGAGTTCATAGTGGAGAGAAACCCTTCGAATGCAAAGAATGTGGAAAAACATTTGGAACTAACTCAAGCCTTCGAAGGCACCTGAGAATTCATGCTGGAGAAAAGCCCTTTGCCTGTAATGAATGTGGAAAGGCCTTCATTCAGAGTTCACATCTCATCCACCATCAtagaattcacactggagagagaCCTTATAAATGTGAAGAGTGTGGTAAAGCCTTCAGTCAGAATTCAGCCCTTATCCTACATCAGAGAATCCACACTGGGGAGAAACCAtatgaatgtaatgaatgtgggaagACCTTTAGGGTTAGCTCACAGCTTATTcagcatcagagaattcatactgaagAAAGATACCATGAATGCAATGAGTGTGGCAAAGCCTTCAAGCATAGCTCAGGCCTTATTAGACACCagaaaattcatactggagaaaaaccctaTCTATGTAACGAGTGTGGGAAAGGCTTTGGGCAGAGTTCCGAGCTCATCCGACATCAAAGAATTCACACAGGAGACAAACCGtatgaatgtaatgaatgtgggaaaACTTTCGGCCAGAACTCAGAGATAATCAGACATATTAgaattcatactggtgagaagCCCTATGTTtgtaaggaatgtgggaaggcctttagGGGGAACTCGGAACTTCTTAGACACGagagaattcacactggagagaaaccctatgagTGCTTTGAGTGTGGGAAGGCTTTTAGACGGACCTCTCACCTTATTGTccaccagagaattcatactggagagaaacctcaTCAGTGTAATGAATGCGCCAGAACATTTTGGGACAACTCTGAGCTGCTTCTCCACCAGAAAATCCAcattggagagaaaccttatgaatgtaatgaatgtgAGAAGACATTCAGCCAGCATTCCCAGCTTATCatacatcagagaattcacactggagagaagccttacgAGTGCCAAGAATGCCAGAAGACCTTCAGTCGGAGCTCTCACCTCCTCCGACATCAAAGTGTCCACTGTATGGAATGA